A stretch of the Vigna radiata var. radiata cultivar VC1973A chromosome 7, Vradiata_ver6, whole genome shotgun sequence genome encodes the following:
- the LOC106767724 gene encoding protein RDM1, which translates to MKRSFPWDNQIDLSSSSPNSTDVLIRRAEMYQDYMKQIPIPNHRGSVIPFTSWMGLGRSVKQLYGQPLHYLTNILLKQWDQLRIGSEDEYKPLDIIIHPHKAEATIWLIEEIHRQTSSHFHIASLWKEDSMYNGFIDAIFPRLQHTS; encoded by the exons ATGAAGAGGTCATTTCCATGGGATAATCAAATTgatctctcttcttcttcaccaaatTCCACAG ATGTACTCATCAGACGGGCAGAAATGTATCAGGATTACATGAAGCAGATTCCAATCCCAAATCATCGAGGTTCTGTGATACCATTTACCTCGTGGATGGGATTGGGCAGATCCGTGAAGCAGTTATATGGACAGCCCCTTCACTACCTCACAAATATTCTGCTGAAACAATGGGATCAGTTGAGAATTGGCAGTGAAGACGAATACAAGCCCTTGGACATCATTATTCATCCACACAAAGCCGAGGCCACCATCTGGCTCATTGAAGAAATCCACCGACAAACCTCATCGCATTTTCATATTGCTAGTCTCTGGAAGGAGGACTCTATGTACAATGGTTTTATTGATGCCATTTTCCCAAGATTACAGCACACATCATGA